A region from the Triticum aestivum cultivar Chinese Spring chromosome 3D, IWGSC CS RefSeq v2.1, whole genome shotgun sequence genome encodes:
- the LOC123074267 gene encoding uncharacterized protein, which translates to MVSATLAFNVDIFCNSLLRVSPLAQRGRSQHHRGVIDLFMSPWMKVKNEPDCKVTPRASSLGKKRKVGENRADGESSASDPSCLSGFSGPWLSPPATSKDGDWKAARRLLQGTVTPSRERELAASKPANVVASSYVSLLQTANEVTFSLTLWSWRTSTSQMLVCCWLLDILMPLLLEFYVR; encoded by the exons ATGGTTTCTGCAACCCTAGCCTTCAATGTTGatattttttgcaattcactccttCGCGTATCTCCACTAGCACAACGTGGTCGCAGCCAACATCACCGGGGTGTCATCGATCTCTTCATGTCGCCATGGATGAAAGTGAAGAACGAGCCTGACTGCAAAGTGACGCCTCGCGCGTCGTCGCTTGGGAAGAAGAGGAAGGTGGGGGAGAACCGTGCGGACGGCGAGAGCTCGGCGTCAGACCCCTCTTGCCTGTCGGGCTTCTCCGGCCCCTGGTTGTCGCCGCCCGCGACAAGCAAAGATGGTGACTGGAAGGCAGCGAGGCGGCTGCTGCAGGGCACCGTCACGCCGTCGCGGGAGCGCGAGCTCGCCGCGTCCAAGCCGGCCAACGTTGTCGCCTCAAGCTACGTGTCACTGCTCCAG ACGGCGAACGAGGTGACCTTCTCGCTTACGCTCTGGAGTTGGAGGACAAGTACTAGCCAAATGCTTGTTTGCTGTTGGCTCCTTGACATTTTGATGCCTCTGCTCCTCGAGTTCTATGTCCGATGA